The following nucleotide sequence is from Halobacillus mangrovi.
ACGAAAAAAATCCGTCAAAAGGGAAAACCTCTTGACGGACGTGTCTAAATCAACAAAAAATATTTATTTTTTGTTCAAAAAAACTTAGTGGCACCCACTATTTTGTGTTTTTGTACCTGTTTCTCCTTTAAGCAAATCTCCCCCAGTAGATCGAATAATTTCATTCGTCACTTCACGGGAAATTGTACTTGAAATCATTTGAAGAATATCATTGATCACAACTTGTGACTCTTTAAACTCGGCTACGACAGGAATTTCATCAAGCTCATTCTGCAGACGATCGATTTCACCTTCTACTTTTTGCAAAGCTTCCTGTTTACCATACGCCTGGAAGTTGACCGCTTGCTTTTGTAAAGCTTTGATTTTTTTAATATGAGACTGAACCTTCTGATTGTCGTTCAACTTAGCTTCCAACTGCTTAAATCGATCAATCTCTTCGATATCTGCCATCATTTTAGCCAATTTATGAGCTTCCTCAACAACTTGTTTACGTGTATATTGTGCCATTTCATTTCACCTCTGCGCTTGCTTCAACCATTTCTCCATCTAAGGACCAGGTCTTCGCTTTTGTTATTTTGACTGGAATGATGCTTCCAATAGCTGTTCTTGGTGCTCTGAAGTTCACGAGCTTGTTACGTTTTGTATAGCCGGCCAGAACATCCGGGTTATTCTTACTTTCTCCCTCGACTAATACATGTACGATTTCACCTTCATATTGTTTCATTGCTTCAGCCGATTGAGCATTAACTATTTTATTCAATCTCTGCAGCCGCTCTTTCTTTTCTTCCATAGATACATTATCTTTCATTTTCGCAGCAGGGGTGTTCTCTCGCGGACTGTAGATAAAAGTATAAGCCGCTTCGAATCCAACCTCTTCCACCAGAGAAAGGGTGTCCTGGAATTGTTCTTCCGTCTCATTTGGGAACCCTACAATAATATCAGTAGTCAACGTCGCTTCAGGCATTGCTTCACGAATTTTGCGGACAAGCTCTAAATATTCTTCTCTCGTGTACTTACGCCCCATAATTTTCAAAATCTCTGAATTTCCAGATTGGACCGGCAAGTGGATATGATCAAGCATATTGCCGCCCTTAGCCAAAACTTCAATCAGACGATCATCAAAATCACGAGGGTGTGATGTTGTGAAACGGACGCGAGGAATGTCGATACTGCGAAGCTCGTCCATTAAATCGCCTAGGCCGTATTCTATATCCAGATCTTTTCCGTACGCATTTACATTTTGCCCGAGAAGTGTGATTTCTTTATACCCTTGAGCAGCCAGGTGGCGCACTTCCTGGATAATGTCTTTTGGCAGCCGGCTTCGTTCTTTACCTCTTGTATAAGGGACAATACAATACGTACAGAATTTATCGCAACCATACATAATATTGACCCATGCTTTAATTTTTCCTTTACGGGACCTCGGCAGATTTTCAATGATGTCTCCTTCTTTCGACCATACATCAATGACCATTTCTTTGCCGAACATGGCTTCCTTCACTAATTGAGGGAGTCTATGAATATTATGTGTTCCAAAAATTAAGTCAATAAACGGATGTTTTTTAAGTATACGGTTAACGACGGATTCCTCTTGAGACATACAGCCGCACACACCGATAATCAAATTCGGGTTTTCCATCTTTAATGGCTTCAAATGGCCGATTTCACCAAAAACTTTATTTTCTGCGTTTTCACGGATTGCGCAGGTATTTAAAAGAATAATATCCGCTTCTTTTGTATCTGAAGTGGACTCATAGCCCATTTCTTCAAATATACCGGCCATCACTTCAGTATCATGTTCATTCATCTGACAGCCGTAAGTACGAATCATATATTTCTTACCTTTTCCAGATTGATCCATATCTTCAGGGATTTCAAAATCATACAGTACATCCGTCTCTTTTCTCTTTCTGCGCTGCGCATCCCTCATATTTGGAGGTTGGTAAGTGGTTTCAAAATATTTCATGAAATCTTCACTAGTTTTCTGCTTTATACGATTCAGATTGTCATGTTTAGACATCTTATTTTCAGGTTTTTCTTCACGAATTTGCGACATTTCCTTTCGCTGTTGTTCGTTCATTTCGATCTCCTTTCAAACCGTGCCTTCTAACTGTACTATTATATCAATGATTAGACAAAAATTTAAGTATAATTTAAAGCATTCCCACAAATCGTACCAGTTTCACATAGAAAAAGCCACTATGATGAACATCATCATAGTGGCTGCCAGACATTACAGTATGTTCAATTTCTTCCCGACTTTTTCAAAAGCATCAAGTGCTTCTTGTAATTCTTCTTTAGAATGTTCGGCTGTTACAATCGTTCGAATTCTGCCTTTCCCTCGTGGGACAGTCGGAAAGACAATCCCTTGCGCGAAAACACCCTCTTCGAAAAGTTCATCAGAGAATTTGTGTGTAAGTGCGTCGTCTCCGATCATTACTGGAGTTACCGGGGTCTCACTAATTCCTGTATCAAACCCGAGGTCATTTAATCCGTCCTTAAAGAATTTCGTGTTATCCCAAAGTTTTTCAATCAGCTCTGGCTCGTTTAAAAGTACGTCAATGGCAGCATCGTTAGCAGCTGTAACTGCAGGCGGATGAGAAGTACTAAACAAGAACGGACGCCCTTTGTGAATTAAGTAATCTCTTAATGTCTTCGTACTTGCTACATAACCTCCGAGTACTCCAATCGCCTTACTTAACGTACCAACTTGGATATGTACTCGCCCATCTAGATTAAAATGATTTACTGTACCCCGGCCATTATCACCAAGTACGCCACTTGCATGAGCATCATCGACCATAATTAGCGCATTATACTTCTCGGCAAGTTCTACGATTTCAGGCAGAGGGGCTATGTTACCGTCCATAGAGAAGACTCCGTCTGTAACAACAAGACGTGTACGATAATCTGAACTTGCTTTTAATGCTTCTTCAAGAGACTCCATGTCAACGTGTTTATAAATCTTACGGTCGGCCTTCGTTAAGCGAATCCCATCAATAATAGAAGCGTGGTTCAATTCATCCGAAATGACAACGTCTTCTTTTCCAAGGATAGAGGATAAGACACCCTGGTTAGTAGTGAAGCCAGATTGGAAAACGAGTGCCGCTTCTGTATGCTTAAATTTTGCAAGCTTCTCTTCAAAATCTTCATGCATCTTAAGCGTACCCGCGATCGTACGAACAGACCCTGTTCCTACCCCATACTCCTGATTCGCTCGATCGGCTGCTTCTTTCATTTTAGGGTGAGAAGTAAGACCTAGATAGTTATTGGAAGATAGCTGGATGACTTCTTTTCCTTTGATCTTCACCTTAGATCCTTGGGCAGATTCTAAAGGAATCAGTTGTCTAAATGTTCCTTCATTCTTCATTTCGTCTAATTGTTCTTGTAAATATTCAAAGCCTTTCATAAAAGAAATCCTCCTCCAGTTTTATGGGTGCAGTACAACTTTTCCACATTTTCCTTGATTCATCAATTCAAAGCCTTTTTCAAACTCATCCAGCTTCAAATGATGAGTAATCATTGGTTTAACATTAACCTGGCCGGAATGAAGAAGTCTTGACACTTGCTGCCAGGTTTCATACATTTTACGACCAGTAATTCCCTGCACTTCTACACCTTTAAATACGATATCGTTCGTAACATCAAGGCTCACTC
It contains:
- a CDS encoding RicAFT regulatory complex protein RicA family protein, with the protein product MAQYTRKQVVEEAHKLAKMMADIEEIDRFKQLEAKLNDNQKVQSHIKKIKALQKQAVNFQAYGKQEALQKVEGEIDRLQNELDEIPVVAEFKESQVVINDILQMISSTISREVTNEIIRSTGGDLLKGETGTKTQNSGCH
- the miaB gene encoding tRNA (N6-isopentenyl adenosine(37)-C2)-methylthiotransferase MiaB, which produces MNEQQRKEMSQIREEKPENKMSKHDNLNRIKQKTSEDFMKYFETTYQPPNMRDAQRRKRKETDVLYDFEIPEDMDQSGKGKKYMIRTYGCQMNEHDTEVMAGIFEEMGYESTSDTKEADIILLNTCAIRENAENKVFGEIGHLKPLKMENPNLIIGVCGCMSQEESVVNRILKKHPFIDLIFGTHNIHRLPQLVKEAMFGKEMVIDVWSKEGDIIENLPRSRKGKIKAWVNIMYGCDKFCTYCIVPYTRGKERSRLPKDIIQEVRHLAAQGYKEITLLGQNVNAYGKDLDIEYGLGDLMDELRSIDIPRVRFTTSHPRDFDDRLIEVLAKGGNMLDHIHLPVQSGNSEILKIMGRKYTREEYLELVRKIREAMPEATLTTDIIVGFPNETEEQFQDTLSLVEEVGFEAAYTFIYSPRENTPAAKMKDNVSMEEKKERLQRLNKIVNAQSAEAMKQYEGEIVHVLVEGESKNNPDVLAGYTKRNKLVNFRAPRTAIGSIIPVKITKAKTWSLDGEMVEASAEVK
- a CDS encoding glycine C-acetyltransferase, producing MKGFEYLQEQLDEMKNEGTFRQLIPLESAQGSKVKIKGKEVIQLSSNNYLGLTSHPKMKEAADRANQEYGVGTGSVRTIAGTLKMHEDFEEKLAKFKHTEAALVFQSGFTTNQGVLSSILGKEDVVISDELNHASIIDGIRLTKADRKIYKHVDMESLEEALKASSDYRTRLVVTDGVFSMDGNIAPLPEIVELAEKYNALIMVDDAHASGVLGDNGRGTVNHFNLDGRVHIQVGTLSKAIGVLGGYVASTKTLRDYLIHKGRPFLFSTSHPPAVTAANDAAIDVLLNEPELIEKLWDNTKFFKDGLNDLGFDTGISETPVTPVMIGDDALTHKFSDELFEEGVFAQGIVFPTVPRGKGRIRTIVTAEHSKEELQEALDAFEKVGKKLNIL